The following proteins are encoded in a genomic region of Streptomyces lunaelactis:
- a CDS encoding penicillin-binding transpeptidase domain-containing protein has translation MIPCIRRAAALCLLLLVALLINAARLQILQSTSLDKNPANRRLAIGRYDEPRGNILVGGRPVTGSKDSGQQLRYERTYTEGALYAPVTGYASQTYGTTLIESAQDGILSGRSSLLTAIPLWNDLSRTQQPGGNVVTTIKPAMQRAAFSGLAGKRGAVAAIEPSTGRILALVSSPSYDPGLLSGTGRPVADAWTMLTGSGIQPMLNRAIRQTYPPGSAFKIVTAAAALDTGVVRDVDAPTGTPDPYVLPGTATTLPNAATGCGNASLAYAIQWSCNTVMAHLGVKIGLHGMLDTVSKFGFNDRGLRIPSGVAPSNFDRRMTIDQVALSSIGQFDTTATPLQMAMVSAAVANGGELKLPYLVDRVTTSDGDTVSQNNPRSYSQAMSPSTAQKLQRLMVEVVDEGTGGKAAIGGARVGGKTGTAQHGIGNAGTPYAWFISWAQADDAPQPAVAVAVVVEDAEARRNDVSGGGSAAPIARAVMAAALRR, from the coding sequence GTGATCCCCTGCATCCGGCGGGCCGCCGCCCTGTGTCTGCTGCTCCTGGTCGCGCTGCTGATCAACGCCGCCCGGCTGCAGATCCTCCAGTCCACCTCCCTCGACAAGAACCCGGCCAACCGCCGGCTCGCCATCGGCCGTTACGACGAGCCGCGCGGCAACATCCTGGTCGGCGGCAGACCCGTCACCGGCTCCAAGGACTCCGGCCAGCAGCTGCGGTACGAACGCACCTACACCGAGGGCGCGTTGTACGCCCCCGTCACCGGCTACGCCTCGCAGACGTACGGCACCACGCTGATCGAGAGCGCCCAGGACGGCATCCTCTCCGGCCGGAGCTCCCTGCTCACCGCGATCCCTTTGTGGAACGACCTCAGCCGCACCCAGCAGCCCGGCGGCAACGTCGTCACCACCATCAAGCCCGCCATGCAGCGGGCCGCGTTCAGCGGGCTCGCCGGCAAGCGGGGCGCGGTCGCCGCGATCGAGCCCTCCACCGGCAGGATCCTGGCGCTGGTCAGCAGCCCTTCGTACGACCCGGGGCTGCTCTCGGGCACCGGCCGGCCGGTCGCCGACGCCTGGACCATGCTGACCGGTTCGGGCATCCAGCCCATGCTCAACCGGGCCATCCGGCAGACCTATCCACCAGGGTCCGCCTTCAAGATCGTGACAGCGGCGGCCGCTCTGGACACGGGAGTGGTCAGGGATGTCGACGCGCCGACCGGCACGCCCGATCCGTACGTCCTGCCGGGTACGGCGACGACCCTCCCCAATGCGGCGACCGGCTGCGGCAACGCCTCGCTCGCGTACGCCATCCAGTGGTCCTGCAACACCGTGATGGCGCATCTCGGGGTGAAGATCGGGCTGCACGGAATGCTCGACACGGTGAGCAAGTTCGGCTTCAACGACCGAGGACTGAGAATCCCCTCGGGGGTGGCCCCGTCGAACTTCGACCGGCGCATGACCATCGATCAGGTGGCGCTCTCCTCGATCGGACAGTTCGACACCACGGCGACACCACTGCAGATGGCGATGGTCTCGGCGGCGGTCGCCAACGGCGGGGAGCTCAAACTCCCCTATCTGGTGGACCGGGTGACCACATCGGACGGCGACACCGTCTCCCAGAACAACCCGAGGTCGTACAGCCAGGCGATGAGCCCATCGACGGCACAGAAGCTCCAGCGGCTGATGGTCGAGGTCGTCGACGAGGGCACCGGCGGGAAGGCCGCGATCGGCGGAGCGAGGGTCGGCGGCAAGACAGGGACGGCGCAGCACGGCATCGGCAACGCCGGTACGCCGTACGCCTGGTTCATCTCCTGGGCGCAGGCGGACGACGCTCCCCAGCCGGCGGTCGCGGTCGCGGTGGTCGTCGAGGACGCGGAGGCCAGACGCAACGACGTCAGCGGTGGCGGCAGCGCGGCCCCGATCGCGCGGGCCGTCATGGCAGCGGCACTGCGAAGATGA
- a CDS encoding FtsW/RodA/SpoVE family cell cycle protein: protein MTATTADAPPPDPRLPKRRGVELSLLVCAVLISVYGYIDVGLTKNNAVPPDAAGYGAGLGVLALLAHLAVRFRAPYADPLFLPIAVLLNGLGLVLIYRLDLETPNSVAAPTQLVWSTLGVAFFIVVVVFLRDHRVLQRYAYLSVVAALVLMLVPIFFPAVNGAKIWIRLGGLSFQPGEFAKILLAVFFAAYLAANHNALAYTGRTIWKLQLPTGRVLGPIVAIWLLSVGVLVLERDLGTSLLFFGLFVIMLYVATGRTGWIAVGLVLAAAGAVAVGWLEPHVHSRVEDWLNPFASIEAGDGPSQLAQSLFAFAAGGMLGAGLGLGHSILIGFAAKSDFILATAGEELGLVGLTGIFLLYALIVARGYRAGLALRDPFGRLLAIGLASILALQVFVIAGGVMGLIPLTGMAMPFLAQGGSSVVTNWIIVALLIRVSDSARAPQPDTVEPGVVAPVVEAEL, encoded by the coding sequence ATGACCGCAACGACGGCGGACGCTCCCCCGCCCGATCCACGCCTCCCCAAGCGGCGGGGTGTCGAGCTCTCGCTCCTCGTGTGCGCCGTCCTCATCTCCGTCTACGGCTATATCGACGTGGGCCTGACGAAGAACAACGCCGTGCCGCCGGACGCCGCGGGTTACGGCGCGGGCCTCGGTGTCCTGGCCCTCCTCGCGCATCTCGCCGTACGCTTCCGCGCCCCCTACGCCGACCCGCTGTTCCTGCCCATCGCGGTCCTCCTCAACGGCCTCGGCCTGGTGCTGATCTACCGCCTCGACCTGGAGACCCCGAACTCCGTGGCCGCGCCCACCCAGCTCGTCTGGTCGACGCTCGGCGTCGCCTTCTTCATTGTGGTCGTCGTCTTCCTGCGCGACCACCGGGTCCTGCAGCGGTACGCGTATCTCTCGGTCGTCGCCGCCCTCGTCCTGATGCTCGTGCCGATCTTCTTCCCCGCCGTGAACGGCGCCAAGATCTGGATCCGGCTCGGCGGGCTCTCCTTCCAGCCGGGCGAGTTCGCCAAGATCCTGCTCGCCGTCTTCTTCGCCGCGTATCTCGCCGCCAACCACAACGCGCTCGCCTACACAGGACGCACAATCTGGAAGCTCCAGCTCCCCACCGGCCGCGTACTGGGCCCCATCGTCGCGATCTGGCTGCTCAGCGTCGGCGTTCTGGTGCTCGAGCGGGACCTCGGCACCTCGCTGCTCTTCTTCGGACTCTTCGTGATCATGCTGTACGTGGCGACGGGCCGGACCGGCTGGATCGCGGTCGGGCTGGTGCTCGCCGCGGCCGGCGCGGTCGCCGTCGGCTGGCTCGAACCGCATGTTCACAGCCGGGTCGAGGACTGGCTCAATCCCTTCGCCAGCATCGAGGCAGGCGACGGCCCCAGCCAGCTCGCCCAGTCGCTCTTCGCCTTCGCCGCCGGCGGGATGCTCGGTGCCGGACTCGGTCTCGGCCACTCCATCCTCATCGGCTTCGCCGCCAAGTCCGACTTCATCCTCGCCACCGCGGGCGAGGAGCTCGGCCTGGTCGGCCTGACCGGGATCTTCCTGCTGTACGCGCTGATCGTGGCCCGCGGCTACCGCGCCGGGCTCGCCCTGCGCGACCCCTTCGGCCGGCTGCTCGCCATCGGCCTCGCCTCGATCCTCGCCCTCCAGGTCTTCGTCATCGCGGGCGGTGTGATGGGCCTGATCCCGCTGACCGGCATGGCGATGCCCTTTCTCGCCCAGGGCGGTTCGTCCGTCGTCACCAACTGGATCATCGTGGCGCTGCTCATCCGGGTCAGCGACTCGGCCCGCGCGCCGCAGCCCGACACGGTCGAGCCGGGCGTCGTCGCCCCTGTCGTGGAGGCAGAGTTGTGA
- a CDS encoding zinc-ribbon domain-containing protein — protein sequence MIIFGTKGYLYQLAILTLVCGHCGNPSAHTLRKRVTKFTLFFVPLFPFSTKYATQCTFCGAEQQITKEQAEQLQLQGAGGQGGQAYGQPQQQPGQHPYQR from the coding sequence ATGATCATCTTTGGCACCAAGGGATACCTGTACCAGTTGGCGATACTGACGCTGGTGTGCGGGCACTGCGGCAATCCCTCCGCGCACACGCTCAGGAAGCGCGTCACGAAGTTCACGCTGTTCTTCGTGCCGCTGTTCCCGTTCTCGACGAAGTACGCGACGCAGTGCACGTTCTGCGGTGCCGAGCAGCAGATAACCAAGGAGCAGGCGGAGCAGCTGCAGCTCCAGGGCGCGGGCGGTCAGGGCGGTCAGGCCTACGGGCAGCCGCAGCAGCAGCCCGGACAGCACCCGTACCAGCGCTGA